In Collimonas arenae, a single genomic region encodes these proteins:
- a CDS encoding sel1 repeat family protein, with protein sequence MNPIVRYSLLAATAGVCLGMYLSSTGSFGDPPSVTATTSDTRHSPSRSELASPFGSGETAEGIGDAALVSHLPPDPVYGRNGRQIDLGGLKAVDYIAKWNSLARAGDKNAAYNVYQATSLCANNDEPVPDYNSAAELAQFLTERKKIAAVCEGVNAAQLQERLSFLALAARAGKVEAQIDYFIEGPYGRTIDLEKSADDPVVQQWKAEAVTQLKAAAGQGEPFALALLAQVYEAGELLPRDAKLSLAYKVAEADARNSVLSVEQLRRNVGTQMSDADFANALQTGKQIANACCKSR encoded by the coding sequence GTGAACCCAATCGTCCGTTATTCGCTGCTGGCCGCTACGGCTGGCGTATGCCTCGGAATGTATCTGTCATCGACAGGGAGTTTCGGCGATCCGCCGAGCGTAACCGCCACCACCAGCGACACCAGGCATTCTCCTTCCCGCAGCGAATTGGCATCGCCTTTCGGGTCAGGCGAGACGGCTGAGGGCATTGGCGATGCTGCGCTGGTCTCGCACCTGCCACCTGACCCCGTCTATGGCCGCAACGGCCGCCAGATAGATTTGGGCGGGCTGAAGGCGGTGGACTACATCGCCAAATGGAATAGCCTTGCAAGAGCCGGCGACAAGAACGCTGCCTATAACGTATATCAGGCGACATCGCTCTGCGCCAATAATGACGAGCCAGTCCCTGATTACAATAGTGCGGCGGAACTCGCGCAGTTTTTAACTGAGCGCAAAAAAATAGCCGCCGTGTGCGAAGGGGTCAACGCAGCACAGCTTCAGGAGCGGCTTTCCTTTCTGGCGCTTGCCGCACGCGCGGGGAAAGTCGAAGCGCAAATTGATTACTTCATTGAAGGCCCCTACGGCCGCACTATCGACCTGGAAAAAAGCGCCGATGATCCTGTCGTACAACAGTGGAAAGCCGAAGCCGTCACGCAATTGAAAGCCGCCGCCGGCCAGGGAGAACCATTTGCCCTGGCGCTGCTGGCGCAAGTCTACGAGGCCGGCGAATTGCTGCCGCGCGATGCCAAACTCTCGCTGGCCTACAAAGTCGCCGAGGCGGATGCGAGAAACAGCGTTTTATCGGTAGAGCAGCTACGACGCAATGTCGGCACGCAAATGTCCGATGCGGATTTTGCGAACGCCCTGCAAACAGGCAAGCAAATCGCAAACGCGTGCTGCAAGAGCAGATGA